A stretch of Oncorhynchus mykiss isolate Arlee chromosome 14, USDA_OmykA_1.1, whole genome shotgun sequence DNA encodes these proteins:
- the LOC110489228 gene encoding elongation factor 1-gamma, giving the protein MAAGTLYTYPENWRAFKAQIAAQYSGARLKVASSAPAFTFGQTNRTPTFLNNFPLGKVPAFQGDDGFCLFESNAIAHYLSNEALRGSSPQTQSQVLQWVSFADAEIIPPASAWVFPTLGIMQFNKQATEQAKEEVKKVLSVLNHHLNTRTFLVGERVSLADISVACSMIWLFKQVLEPSFRQPFPNVTRWFQTCVNQPQFKTVLGEVKLCDKMAQFDPKKFSDMQPKKDSLPKKDTPPKKEKAGKEAGKPQEKKEKKKKEEKEAAPAEEEMDECEAALASEPKTKDPFAHLPKSAFVMDEFKRKYSNEDTLTVAVPHFWEHFDKEGYSIWYGEYKFPEELTMTFMSCNLIMGMFQRLDKLRKNGFASVILFGGNNDSSISGIWIFRGQDLAFTLSDDWQIDYESYAWRKLDPDSDETKTMVKEYFAWEGEFKHVGKPFSQGKCFK; this is encoded by the exons ATGGCGGCAGGG ACTCTGTACACGTATCCAGAAAACTGGAGAGCCTTCAAGGCTCAGATTGCAGCCCAGTACAGCGGTGCCCGCCTCAAG GTGGCCAGCAGCGCCCCCGCATTCACCTTCGGGCAGACGAACCGTACCCCCACCTTCCTCAACAACTTCCCCTTGGGCAAG GTTCCAGCTTTTCAGGGCGATGACGGCTTCTGTCTTTTCGAGAGTAACGCCATTGCTCACTACC TGAGCAATGAGGCCCTGCGTGGCAGCAGTCCCCAGACCCAGTCCCAGGTGCTTCAGTGGGTAAGCTTTGCTGATGCTGAAATCATCCCTCCAGCCTCTGCGTGGGTCTTCCCTACATTGGGAATCATGCAGTTCAACAAGCAG gcAACAGAGCAGGCCAAGGAGGAGGTGAAGAAGGTTCTGTCTGTCCTCAACCATCACCTCAACACCAGGACCTTCCTGGTTGGAGAGCGAGTCAGCCTGGCTGATATCAGCGTGGCCTGTAGCATGATCTGGCTTTTTAAACAG gTCCTTGAGCCTTCCTTCCGCCAACCTTTCCCCAACGTGACCCGCTGGTTCCAGACCTGCGTCAACCAGCCCCAGTTCAAGACCGTGCTCGGAGAGGTCAAGCTCTGCGACAAGATGGCTCAGTTTGATC CCAAGAAGTTCTCTGACATGCAGCCCAAGAAGGACAGCCTTCCCAAGAAAGACACCCCTCCCAAGAAAGAGAAGGCTGGAAAGGAGGCAGGCAAACCtcaggagaagaaggagaagaagaagaaggaagagaaggaagctGCCCCTGCCGAGGAGGAAATGGACGAGTGTGAAGCAGCTCTGGCTTCAGAACCCAAAACAAAGGACCCCTTCGCTCATCTACCAAAGAG TGCGTTTGTCATGGACGAGTTCAAGAGGAAGTACTCTAACGAGGACACGCTGACTGTAGCCGTGCCCCACTTCTGGGAACACTTTGACAAGGAGGGCTACTCCATCTGGTACGGCGAGTACAAATTCCCCGAGGAGCTTACCATGACCTTCATGAGCTGCAACCTCATCATGG GAATGTTCCAGCGACTTGACAAACTCCGCAAGAACGGCTTTGCCAGCGTGATCCTGTTCGGAGGGAACAACGACAGTAGCATTTCTGGAATCTGGATCTTCAGAGGACAGGACTTAGCTTTCACT CTGTCTGATGACTGGCAGATTGATTACGAGTCGTACGCCTGGCGCAAACTGGACCCCGACAGCGACGAAACCAAGACCATGGTCAAGGAGTACTTTGCTTGGGAGGGAGAGTTCAAACACGTGGGAAAACCCTTTAGCCAGGGCAAGTGCTTCAAGTGA
- the rpb7 gene encoding DNA-directed RNA polymerase II 19 kDa polypeptide, translated as MFYHISLEHEILLHPRYFGPNLLNTVKQKLFTEVEGTCTGKYGFVIAVTTIDNIGAGVIQPGRGFVLYPVKYKAIVFRPFKGEVVDAVVTQVNKVGLFTEIGPMSCFISRHSIPSEMEFDPNSNPPCYKTTDEDIVIQQDDEIRLKIVGTRVDKNDIFAIGSLMDDYLGLVS; from the exons ATGTTTTATCAT ATTTCCCTGGAGCATGAGATCCTGCTCCACCCTCGGTACTTTGGTCCCAATCTCCTGAACACTGTGAAACAAAAGCTCTTCACAGAAGTGGAGGGAACATGCACAGGAAA ATATGGATTCGTCATTGCGGTGACCACCATTGACAACATTGGTGCAGGTGTCATCCAACCAGGCAGGGGATTTGTGCTTTACCCAGTCAAGTACAAGGCTATTGTCTTCCGTCCATTCAAAGGCGAGGTGGTAGATGCCGTGGTTACCCAGGTCAacaaa GTTGGACTGTTCACAGAGATCGGCCCCATGTCCTGTTTCATCTCTCGTCAC TCCATTCCCTCAGAGATGGAGTTTGACCCCAACTCAAATCCTCCCTGTTATAAGACCACTGATGAG GACATTGTAATCCAACAGGATGATGAGATTCGGTTAAAGATCGTGGGAACAAGAGTGGATAAAAACGACATT TTCGCTATTGGATCCCTCATGGACGATTACCTGG GTCTTGTCAGCTGA
- the LOC118938731 gene encoding uncharacterized protein LOC118938731, whose protein sequence is MQSISATWTNLLISANSSVDIAAFYFTLRDTGLGLTKPSAAQGKQVFIKQLMELEAKGVKLQIAVNDSQTATADLIQNSLLLPFRVQVQRYGRWISSQWREVSSTPNCGSWIRETPLPGQCQHGSLTQSLTVLNRPPLGCNINLKLFDLPSTAEQKKIIISSEQCQVHGDRPSRLYTSQSLLIGQNEPPTGQRIISPTLQVLGWW, encoded by the exons ATGCAAAGCATATCTGCTACATGGACTAACCTACTAATCAGCGCCAACAGCTCTGTGGACATAGCTGCTTTCTACTTCACCCTCCGAGACACTGGCCTGGGACTCACAAAGCCTAGTGCTGCACAG GGAAAACAGGTCTTTATTAAGCAGCTGATGGAACTTGAAGCAAAAGGAGTGAAACTTCAGATTGCTGTTAATGATTCTCAGACTGCTACAGCTGATTTGATCCAGAACAG CCTCCTGCTTCCTTTCCGTGTTCAGGTGCAGAGGTACGGGAGGTGGATCTCCAGTCAGTGGCGAGAGGTATCATCCACACCAAACTGTGGGTCGTGGATCAGAGAAACACCTCTACCTGGGCAGTGCCAACATGGATCCCTCACACAG TCCCTGACTGTCCTCAACAGACCTCCCCTGGGTTGCAACATCAATTTG AAACTGTTTGATTTGCCGTCAACAGCAGAGCAGAAGAAGATCATTATCTCGAGCGAACAATGCCAAGTACATGGTGACAGACCGAGTCGTCTATATACATCACAATCACTACTCATTGGACAAAAT GAACCTCCAACTGGTCAGAGAATTATTTCACCCACACTGCAGGTGTTGGGCTGGTGGTGA